Proteins found in one Candidatus Nomurabacteria bacterium genomic segment:
- a CDS encoding flippase-like domain-containing protein: MVQSNTNTTTNWRLIVGAIVSVMAVGFVYFQRATIKRSIEALQSADWVYVAVAIAVYSITIFAAAAVIYNLRLIYTLRYKYILLVQISTLFLGRITPASVGGLAAMGRLLFTQGHTVVQSGTVVGAGGIATFIGNVILTLGALLLSLNNVKLNTVSIPSFIIYVLVAIVVVSVILLLIPVVRTRIVHTVKDVVNTLKSYSHRKTSIVAAISFGSLVTLCFALTLMLAAKSLGVELSLFAAIITVSLGSLGVAVTPLPGGVVGAEAALAATMVQFGVASDTALAIAFVYRFVIFWLPLIPGYIASQYALKKHLL; the protein is encoded by the coding sequence ATGGTACAAAGTAATACAAATACAACAACTAATTGGCGGTTAATAGTCGGCGCAATAGTTTCTGTTATGGCGGTTGGTTTTGTGTATTTTCAACGCGCTACTATAAAAAGATCAATAGAAGCACTGCAATCTGCAGACTGGGTTTATGTTGCCGTTGCTATTGCTGTATATTCAATAACTATTTTTGCAGCAGCAGCAGTAATATATAACTTACGACTCATTTATACGTTGCGCTACAAATATATCTTGCTCGTTCAAATAAGTACGTTATTTTTGGGTCGTATAACACCGGCAAGTGTTGGTGGCTTAGCAGCCATGGGCCGGTTGTTGTTTACACAAGGGCACACAGTTGTGCAGTCTGGTACAGTAGTTGGAGCCGGTGGTATCGCCACGTTTATAGGTAATGTCATACTTACGCTTGGGGCTTTATTGTTATCTTTAAATAACGTCAAACTTAACACAGTCAGTATCCCTAGCTTCATCATATATGTATTGGTTGCAATAGTTGTTGTGTCTGTTATTTTACTACTTATACCCGTTGTCCGTACCCGAATCGTGCACACGGTAAAAGATGTTGTAAATACCTTAAAAAGTTATAGCCACAGAAAGACATCTATTGTTGCAGCCATTTCTTTTGGGTCACTTGTTACACTGTGTTTTGCACTAACGCTGATGTTAGCAGCGAAATCATTAGGGGTAGAGTTAAGCCTTTTTGCAGCGATTATTACGGTTAGCCTTGGTAGTTTAGGAGTCGCCGTTACGCCCTTACCGGGGGGCGTTGTCGGAGCAGAAGCTGCACTCGCTGCTACAATGGTGCAATTTGGCGTAGCAAGCGATACAGCGCTGGCTATTGCATTTGTGTATAGATTTGTTATCTTTTGGCTACCGCTTATACCCGGCTACATCGCCAGTCAATACGCACTTAAAAAACATCTGTTATAG
- the rlmD gene encoding 23S rRNA (uracil(1939)-C(5))-methyltransferase RlmD, with amino-acid sequence MRKRRVLPIESVHIDKLVHGGQGMGILADGRKCFVWGALPNEDVRVQLTKRKKDWAEGVVEEIITASNDRIPPKEPDIYLATSPWQILHYKKEAIAKQAILEETFVREGVDVSWQPFYQQANPYHYRNKMEYNFWYDNDSQQVSLALHKRGSHQKIAVTGSALASETINKAGAELIAYINAHAIQARPLKSVIIRSTATGICGVTIFVNDKNVAKMFDNYKPANTIVEIVYSNPNSPASISTEVVTPAEQQLSDTLLGNTFSYSARSFFQVNVPVYEKLLQIVKGFVQKNSLLHILDLYSGVGSLGLSVLGKSQQLTMVEIDDLSCELAQQNSRIVKNSAVVLATAENSLHYITGQELVIVDPPRAGLHKDVVARLIETKPATILYVSCNPSTQARDVKALIEVGYTIHYAQGFNFFPRTPHIESFVVLNR; translated from the coding sequence ATGAGAAAACGAAGAGTATTACCAATAGAGTCTGTTCATATAGATAAGCTTGTTCATGGTGGACAGGGTATGGGCATATTGGCAGACGGTCGCAAATGTTTTGTATGGGGTGCCTTGCCAAACGAAGACGTACGAGTGCAACTTACCAAACGCAAAAAAGATTGGGCAGAAGGTGTTGTCGAAGAAATTATTACAGCCAGCAACGATAGAATACCGCCTAAAGAACCAGATATCTACTTGGCAACCAGTCCGTGGCAGATTTTACATTATAAAAAAGAGGCAATTGCCAAACAAGCTATTTTAGAAGAAACATTTGTGCGTGAAGGTGTTGATGTTAGTTGGCAGCCGTTTTACCAACAAGCCAACCCGTACCATTATCGTAATAAAATGGAATATAACTTTTGGTACGATAACGATTCACAGCAGGTAAGTCTGGCACTGCATAAGCGTGGTAGCCACCAAAAAATTGCCGTTACTGGTAGCGCGCTTGCGTCGGAAACTATTAACAAGGCGGGTGCAGAACTCATTGCCTATATTAATGCACACGCCATACAGGCTCGGCCGCTAAAAAGCGTAATTATTCGTAGCACAGCAACGGGCATATGTGGTGTCACGATATTTGTAAATGACAAAAATGTAGCAAAAATGTTTGATAATTATAAACCTGCTAACACTATTGTAGAAATTGTGTATTCAAATCCAAATAGCCCTGCAAGTATTTCTACAGAAGTAGTTACACCTGCCGAACAACAATTATCTGACACACTATTGGGTAATACTTTTTCCTATTCGGCCCGCTCTTTCTTTCAGGTAAATGTGCCAGTATATGAAAAATTGCTACAGATAGTTAAGGGTTTTGTGCAAAAAAATTCTTTGCTCCATATTTTAGATTTATATAGTGGAGTAGGGAGCCTAGGACTGAGCGTTTTGGGTAAGTCACAGCAACTCACAATGGTAGAAATTGATGACCTGTCTTGCGAGCTTGCACAGCAAAACAGCCGCATAGTTAAAAACAGTGCGGTTGTTTTGGCAACTGCCGAAAATTCTTTGCACTATATAACAGGCCAAGAACTTGTGATTGTAGACCCGCCAAGAGCAGGCCTACATAAAGATGTAGTAGCGCGACTGATCGAAACCAAACCAGCCACTATTTTGTATGTGAGCTGCAACCCCAGCACACAAGCACGGGATGTGAAGGCACTTATTGAGGTTGGCTACACCATACACTATGCCCAAGGCTTTAACTTCTTCCCTAGAACACCACATATTGAATCATTTGTGGTACTAAATAGATAA
- a CDS encoding glycoside hydrolase family 1 protein, giving the protein MSTHKKMYWGASTASHQVEGGTHNQWSVWELENANELAKTAKHRLGWLANWQDIKAQASDPSNYISDKGVDHYTRYQEDFDLLQSLNLNAFRFGIEWARIEPEQGVWDKAALAHYKQYIASLNQRGIEPFINLWHWTMPVWFTEMGGFEKRSNITYFEAFVQKVSEELLHDVRYVITINEPNVYMGLSYSDGEWPPQKKSKLLAMYVYYNLAVAHKKAYKIIKQKHPHMQIGVAQQLANIQAFRPGHWFDETVVKLMRYFWNWWWLNRTNKQQDFIGFNYYFTDYYKGFRKQNPTKPINDLGWYMEPKGVLPLLQRIAYHYPKKPIFITENGVADAHDTYRQWWLQETMVAIETAKSQGIPVAGYLHWSLLDNFEWKYGWWPKFGLVAVDRKTMKRTVRPSSKWWAHYIDKT; this is encoded by the coding sequence ATGAGCACACACAAAAAAATGTACTGGGGCGCAAGCACCGCGAGCCATCAAGTAGAAGGTGGAACACATAATCAGTGGAGCGTGTGGGAGTTAGAAAACGCAAATGAACTAGCCAAAACGGCCAAACACAGACTCGGCTGGCTAGCCAACTGGCAGGATATCAAAGCTCAAGCTTCGGACCCAAGCAATTACATTTCAGACAAGGGCGTAGACCACTATACGCGCTACCAAGAAGACTTTGATCTATTACAATCACTCAATTTAAACGCATTTAGATTTGGCATTGAATGGGCACGCATCGAACCCGAACAAGGTGTGTGGGACAAAGCTGCTCTTGCGCATTACAAACAATACATCGCCAGTTTGAACCAACGTGGAATAGAGCCTTTTATTAACCTGTGGCACTGGACTATGCCCGTGTGGTTTACAGAAATGGGGGGCTTTGAAAAACGAAGTAACATTACATACTTTGAAGCTTTTGTACAAAAAGTGTCTGAAGAATTGCTACATGACGTTCGGTACGTTATAACAATCAATGAGCCGAACGTCTACATGGGGCTTAGCTATAGCGATGGCGAATGGCCACCACAAAAAAAGAGTAAGCTACTTGCGATGTATGTGTATTACAATTTAGCAGTTGCTCACAAAAAAGCATATAAAATAATCAAGCAAAAACACCCACATATGCAGATTGGCGTCGCCCAACAGCTGGCGAACATACAAGCGTTTAGACCTGGCCATTGGTTTGATGAAACCGTCGTAAAACTAATGCGGTACTTTTGGAACTGGTGGTGGCTTAATAGAACAAACAAGCAACAAGATTTTATAGGGTTTAATTACTATTTTACCGATTATTACAAGGGCTTTCGTAAGCAAAACCCTACAAAACCAATCAATGATTTAGGCTGGTACATGGAGCCAAAGGGCGTACTGCCACTTTTGCAGCGCATTGCGTATCATTACCCCAAAAAGCCTATTTTTATTACAGAAAACGGTGTGGCAGATGCTCATGATACATATAGACAGTGGTGGTTACAAGAAACAATGGTAGCGATAGAAACGGCAAAAAGCCAAGGTATTCCAGTGGCAGGCTATTTACATTGGAGTTTACTAGATAACTTTGAATGGAAGTACGGGTGGTGGCCAAAATTTGGCCTTGTGGCAGTAGACAGAAAAACAATGAAACGAACCGTCCGGCCAAGCAGTAAATGGTGGGCGCACTATATTGACAAAACATAG
- a CDS encoding YvcK family protein has protein sequence MSAKIVVIGGGTGSFTVLSGLKKKFSDITAIVNMADDGGSTGQLRDELGVLPPGDVRQCLVALSESPKLRELFTYRFEEGALKGHAFGNIFLTALEKMTGSFADAIDVADEVLQVNGRVVPVTLDNVRLIMRQRKGHDIIGEYKIGNMPFTLGEQRPILELSPPARLNPEAKRAIQAADMIVIAPGNLYGSVAPALLVKGMTRALQETKATIVYVCNLVTKPGQTDGFFVHDFADEIERFIGARVLDFVLYNTQEPETSLRAKYIKDNEYNVAYDEQILAQSHFTALGSAFLSGEAVQHSKADTIATSRSYIRHNTNAITQHLIAILERQKSNFDNKYAQE, from the coding sequence ATGAGTGCGAAAATTGTGGTGATTGGTGGTGGAACGGGTAGCTTTACGGTGCTGAGCGGTCTGAAAAAGAAGTTTTCTGATATAACCGCTATTGTAAATATGGCAGACGACGGAGGCTCTACTGGGCAATTACGTGATGAGCTAGGCGTCTTACCGCCTGGTGATGTGCGCCAATGTTTGGTGGCGTTATCTGAATCACCTAAATTGCGAGAGTTATTTACATATAGATTTGAAGAAGGCGCACTAAAGGGCCATGCTTTTGGCAATATTTTCTTAACAGCACTAGAAAAAATGACAGGTAGTTTTGCAGACGCAATTGATGTGGCTGATGAGGTGTTGCAAGTGAACGGTAGGGTAGTGCCAGTAACGTTAGATAATGTTCGTCTTATTATGCGGCAACGTAAAGGCCACGATATTATTGGCGAATATAAAATAGGCAATATGCCGTTTACGCTTGGTGAACAGCGGCCAATTTTAGAACTGTCACCACCGGCACGATTAAACCCAGAAGCCAAGCGTGCCATACAGGCCGCCGATATGATTGTAATTGCTCCGGGCAATTTATATGGAAGTGTGGCGCCTGCATTGTTAGTGAAGGGCATGACACGCGCCTTACAAGAAACAAAGGCTACAATTGTATACGTCTGTAACCTCGTAACGAAACCTGGCCAAACAGATGGCTTTTTCGTGCATGATTTTGCGGATGAAATAGAGCGCTTTATTGGGGCGCGAGTGCTAGACTTTGTTTTATATAACACACAGGAGCCAGAAACGTCGCTACGCGCAAAGTACATAAAAGATAATGAGTATAACGTTGCTTACGATGAGCAGATACTCGCACAAAGCCATTTTACGGCACTTGGTTCTGCCTTTTTGAGCGGTGAAGCTGTGCAGCACAGTAAGGCGGATACAATTGCTACCAGTAGATCATATATTCGGCACAACACCAATGCGATTACACAGCACCTCATTGCAATACTAGAGCGTCAAAAAAGTAACTTTGACAACAAATATGCGCAGGAGTAA
- the rsmH gene encoding 16S rRNA (cytosine(1402)-N(4))-methyltransferase RsmH codes for MHEPVLLQEVIAAMNPTSGERYLDATAGYGGHAREILAHTNNFSESVLVDRDKAAVDHLMAEFATTRVKIVRNDFYSAAEDLVAAGQQFDLILADLGVSSLHLDKASRGFSFAAIGPLDMRMDQRQTLTAETVVNEWSAESLEQILRNYGEEPKARRIAKAIVAHRPIATTSELANIVARTTGRWTGKHPATRTFQAIRIAVNDELRLLERVMPLWVAILRPGGRLGIISFHSLEDRLVKRFFLEHGGDRFDASLSIVTKQPVVAGSQEIAINPRSRSAKLRVAAKI; via the coding sequence ATGCATGAACCAGTATTACTACAAGAAGTTATAGCTGCAATGAACCCCACGAGCGGGGAAAGGTACTTAGATGCCACCGCTGGGTATGGTGGGCATGCGCGGGAAATCTTAGCGCATACCAATAACTTTTCTGAAAGTGTTCTGGTTGATCGCGATAAAGCTGCGGTAGACCACTTAATGGCCGAATTTGCTACTACTAGAGTAAAAATAGTGCGGAACGATTTTTACTCTGCTGCGGAAGATTTAGTAGCAGCAGGCCAGCAATTTGATCTAATATTGGCAGATTTAGGCGTATCGTCACTGCACCTTGACAAGGCGAGTCGTGGGTTTAGCTTTGCTGCTATAGGACCACTAGATATGCGAATGGATCAACGTCAAACCCTGACGGCTGAAACAGTCGTAAACGAGTGGAGTGCGGAAAGCCTAGAGCAGATATTGCGTAATTATGGCGAAGAGCCAAAAGCACGCAGAATAGCTAAAGCAATTGTGGCTCATCGCCCCATTGCAACTACGTCAGAACTTGCCAATATTGTGGCCCGTACAACCGGCCGGTGGACAGGTAAACATCCTGCCACTCGCACCTTTCAGGCAATTAGAATTGCGGTCAACGACGAGCTACGGTTATTAGAGAGAGTGATGCCACTATGGGTTGCTATCTTGCGCCCAGGTGGGCGGTTGGGTATCATAAGTTTTCACTCACTCGAGGACCGTCTTGTAAAACGCTTTTTTCTCGAACATGGAGGAGATCGCTTCGATGCTTCGCTTTCTATTGTCACCAAACAACCGGTTGTAGCCGGATCACAAGAAATTGCTATTAATCCGCGTTCACGAAGTGCAAAACTCCGTGTCGCCGCAAAAATATAA
- a CDS encoding penicillin-binding protein 2 has product MQTNKKQHKTTNLDRSTVFKFGLYAVGAILLVQLFLVQIIRHDYYRAEALAEHVKKFEIPAKRGVISLSDGYSATPVVLNEKKFLVYADPKFIQNTEAAAKQLQEVVGGNADDIKNLLTSTSRYVVVAKKIDEAQSKRVEDLKIKGVGLKEISVRSYPQGTVAAHVLGFVNDDGVGQYGFEEYFNKELTGKSGQQKIITDVNGVPLAINNESVQTQPDPGSDVTLSLDIRLQRIVEEQLKAGVDRTQAKRGSAVLIDPNNGEIKAMANYPTFDPSQFASQADLSVFTNTAVSRAWEPGSVMKPLMLATALQEGAVTRNTSYFDPGYKKIADTTVTNAHSYGARTMTIDDIITKSLNTGAVHLMQSLGGGDITEASRQTWYEYLTNHFMFNKTTGIELANEQPGGVIPPQDNGAGINVTYANMAFGQGLTITPIQLAAAYAALVNGGTYYQPTVIEEYKKDGTSVKQEPKVVRSDVVSSEVSAQVKDILRESLEENYKPAIRAGYTLGAKSGTAELSDGQGNYREDAYDGAYVGYLEGKKLEYVMVVRLDEPKTSGFASRQATIVWGDISNEIINSIAIEPKIQ; this is encoded by the coding sequence ATGCAAACGAACAAAAAACAGCATAAAACAACTAACTTAGACCGTAGTACGGTTTTTAAGTTTGGCTTATATGCGGTAGGCGCTATTTTATTAGTGCAACTTTTTTTGGTACAAATAATTCGTCACGATTACTACCGTGCAGAAGCACTTGCAGAGCATGTAAAAAAGTTTGAAATACCTGCCAAGCGCGGTGTGATTAGCTTATCAGACGGTTACAGCGCTACTCCAGTGGTGCTTAATGAAAAAAAGTTCTTAGTGTACGCCGATCCTAAGTTTATCCAGAACACTGAAGCAGCTGCTAAGCAACTTCAAGAAGTTGTTGGTGGCAACGCAGACGATATAAAGAACTTACTTACGAGTACGAGTAGGTATGTGGTTGTTGCCAAAAAAATAGACGAAGCACAATCAAAAAGAGTAGAAGATTTAAAAATCAAAGGTGTTGGTCTTAAAGAAATTTCTGTACGGTCGTATCCTCAGGGAACTGTGGCGGCACACGTTCTTGGGTTTGTTAATGATGACGGCGTTGGCCAATATGGTTTTGAAGAGTATTTTAACAAAGAGCTGACAGGCAAAAGTGGCCAGCAGAAAATTATTACAGATGTGAATGGGGTACCACTTGCCATAAATAACGAATCCGTCCAAACGCAGCCAGACCCGGGGAGTGATGTGACTTTAAGCTTAGATATACGCTTGCAGCGTATTGTCGAAGAGCAATTGAAAGCTGGTGTTGATAGAACTCAGGCTAAAAGAGGGAGCGCTGTACTAATAGACCCTAACAACGGCGAAATTAAGGCTATGGCAAACTATCCTACGTTTGATCCGTCGCAATTTGCAAGCCAAGCAGATTTAAGTGTGTTTACCAATACAGCAGTGAGCAGGGCCTGGGAGCCAGGTTCGGTGATGAAACCGCTTATGCTTGCGACTGCTTTGCAAGAAGGAGCCGTCACACGCAATACTTCATACTTTGATCCAGGTTATAAGAAAATTGCAGATACAACAGTAACCAACGCCCACAGTTATGGAGCCCGGACGATGACTATCGATGACATCATAACAAAGTCACTCAATACTGGTGCGGTGCACTTAATGCAGTCGCTTGGGGGTGGTGACATCACCGAAGCGAGCCGGCAGACATGGTATGAATATTTAACGAATCATTTTATGTTTAATAAAACGACAGGCATTGAACTTGCTAATGAACAACCTGGCGGTGTTATTCCCCCTCAAGATAATGGGGCGGGTATTAATGTCACCTATGCTAATATGGCCTTTGGTCAAGGCTTAACAATCACACCAATACAACTGGCGGCAGCCTATGCTGCGCTCGTTAACGGTGGAACATATTATCAGCCAACGGTCATAGAAGAATATAAAAAAGATGGCACATCCGTGAAGCAAGAACCAAAAGTTGTAAGAAGTGATGTAGTGAGCAGCGAAGTGAGTGCGCAAGTAAAAGATATTTTACGTGAATCATTAGAAGAGAATTACAAGCCAGCCATCCGGGCAGGCTATACGCTTGGTGCAAAGAGTGGTACAGCCGAGCTGTCTGATGGCCAAGGAAACTACCGTGAAGATGCCTACGATGGAGCATACGTTGGGTACTTAGAAGGCAAAAAACTAGAATATGTTATGGTGGTGCGGCTAGATGAGCCAAAGACCAGTGGCTTTGCCAGTAGGCAAGCGACCATTGTTTGGGGAGATATTTCTAACGAAATCATTAATTCTATCGCTATAGAACCAAAGATTCAATAA
- the mraY gene encoding phospho-N-acetylmuramoyl-pentapeptide-transferase, translating into MSTLNIAIETATLTEIMYLGLLGFIVSMALTPIYTTVAYKYKWWKKPRDTALTGEKATEFQKLHAAKHRRNIPTMAGIVTLVGVALVTLVFNLSREQTWLPLALMAAAGVVGLIDDYINIRGQGKGVAGLRAKLKFSMIGTVAFVGGWWFFAKNDITSFYMPGLGDVTIGWLMIPLFMLVVIATANAVNISDGLDGLAGGLLASSFGAYAVIAFLQERYGVAAFCMTMVGSLLAYIWFNIYPARFFMGDVGSFSLGTALGVVAMITNTFVLLPIIGFVFVAEAGSVIIQTISKKTRNGKKIFRISPVHHHFEAIGWPEAKVTMRFWVIGQVAAVVGLVLAIVGGFV; encoded by the coding sequence ATGTCAACATTAAATATAGCAATAGAAACCGCTACCTTAACAGAAATCATGTATTTAGGCTTGCTTGGCTTTATTGTAAGTATGGCCCTTACACCGATATACACAACAGTTGCCTATAAGTACAAGTGGTGGAAGAAACCACGCGACACAGCACTAACCGGAGAAAAGGCGACCGAATTTCAAAAGCTGCACGCCGCCAAACATCGCCGTAATATTCCGACAATGGCTGGTATTGTTACGCTTGTAGGTGTTGCGCTTGTTACCCTCGTATTTAATTTATCCCGCGAACAGACTTGGTTGCCGCTTGCTTTAATGGCCGCAGCCGGTGTGGTGGGACTGATAGATGATTACATTAATATCAGAGGGCAAGGCAAGGGGGTCGCCGGGCTGCGCGCAAAATTAAAGTTTAGTATGATAGGTACGGTTGCGTTTGTTGGTGGCTGGTGGTTCTTTGCCAAAAATGATATTACGTCATTTTATATGCCTGGGTTAGGTGATGTAACAATCGGCTGGCTGATGATTCCGCTATTTATGCTCGTTGTTATCGCGACTGCGAATGCTGTGAATATTTCTGATGGTCTCGATGGATTGGCGGGTGGCTTATTGGCATCATCTTTTGGTGCCTACGCTGTGATAGCATTTTTACAAGAACGTTACGGTGTCGCTGCTTTTTGCATGACGATGGTCGGATCGCTGCTTGCTTATATATGGTTTAATATCTACCCAGCACGCTTTTTTATGGGTGATGTAGGGAGTTTTAGTCTCGGTACAGCACTGGGTGTTGTTGCCATGATAACGAACACGTTTGTGTTATTACCAATCATTGGGTTTGTATTTGTAGCCGAGGCTGGTTCGGTAATTATTCAGACGATATCTAAAAAAACTCGTAATGGTAAGAAAATATTTAGGATTAGTCCTGTACACCATCATTTTGAAGCAATTGGTTGGCCAGAAGCGAAAGTGACAATGCGTTTTTGGGTAATCGGGCAAGTAGCCGCTGTTGTTGGCCTAGTACTTGCTATAGTAGGAGGTTTTGTATGA
- a CDS encoding cell division protein FtsW has product MNPRLARHTPNQLPVARKHRPDYGLFITASILLAVGLIVMYAISPALAAQGGDVSDTYFVVRQLIAVVIGIGAFFIFSKISVENWSKWHKALIISAIVLSLGTIVTGGLANRWIQLGAFSFQTVEYVKLVVIIVFAGYLSQVIDKGKLTDIHAWRVPMIIASVLALIVVIIQRDLGSAAVLFTITLAMLYMAGFPLAKLTIAITIIAILGVLAVVSTPYRRDRVLTFLQPTADCSDAGYHSCQALIAVGSGGVMGVGLGRSIQAYGYLPEAENDSIFAIYAEKFGFIGSVALLGLYGSLLLRILTIMQRAPNRTMQLMSAGVFTWFAVQGTINIAAMLGLIPLKGITLPFISYGGTSLIFSMAALGIVFHISKYTLMRKATLALPKQEGDAREDSHHWRRDSRPRYTVTRRSL; this is encoded by the coding sequence ATGAACCCGCGCCTTGCGCGGCATACACCAAATCAGTTACCAGTAGCCCGTAAACATCGACCTGATTATGGGCTATTTATTACTGCCAGTATACTACTAGCTGTTGGCCTAATAGTAATGTATGCAATAAGTCCAGCACTCGCCGCGCAAGGCGGTGACGTTAGTGATACATATTTTGTCGTTCGACAGCTTATTGCTGTAGTAATTGGTATAGGTGCTTTTTTTATTTTTTCAAAAATTTCTGTAGAAAATTGGTCAAAATGGCATAAAGCCTTAATTATTAGTGCAATTGTTTTGAGCTTAGGAACAATAGTGACAGGGGGGTTGGCTAACCGATGGATACAACTTGGGGCTTTTTCGTTCCAAACAGTTGAATATGTAAAGCTCGTGGTTATTATTGTCTTTGCTGGCTATTTATCGCAAGTCATAGATAAAGGTAAATTGACTGATATTCATGCGTGGCGTGTGCCTATGATTATCGCGAGTGTACTAGCGCTCATCGTCGTGATTATACAGAGGGATCTTGGTTCTGCTGCTGTGCTCTTTACGATCACTCTCGCAATGCTATATATGGCTGGGTTCCCACTTGCGAAGTTAACTATCGCAATTACTATCATTGCAATACTCGGCGTATTAGCAGTCGTTTCTACACCATATAGGCGTGACCGTGTACTCACTTTTTTACAACCAACGGCTGATTGTTCTGATGCTGGTTATCATTCATGCCAGGCTTTGATTGCGGTTGGGTCTGGTGGCGTTATGGGCGTTGGTCTTGGCCGTAGCATTCAAGCATATGGCTATTTGCCAGAAGCAGAAAACGATTCCATTTTTGCAATTTATGCAGAAAAGTTTGGGTTTATTGGATCGGTCGCTTTACTTGGTTTATATGGCAGTTTGTTACTACGTATTTTAACCATAATGCAGCGAGCCCCTAATCGTACGATGCAATTAATGAGCGCTGGTGTGTTTACGTGGTTTGCGGTGCAGGGCACAATTAATATAGCTGCAATGCTTGGCTTAATACCTTTAAAAGGCATCACATTGCCTTTTATAAGTTACGGTGGGACAAGCTTGATTTTTTCTATGGCAGCGTTAGGCATAGTGTTTCACATATCTAAGTACACACTCATGAGAAAGGCTACTCTAGCTTTACCAAAGCAGGAAGGGGATGCGCGTGAAGATAGTCATCACTGGCGGCGGGACAGCCGGCCACGTTACACCGTTACTCGCCGTAGCCTCTGA
- a CDS encoding UDP-N-acetylglucosamine--N-acetylmuramyl-(pentapeptide) pyrophosphoryl-undecaprenol N-acetylglucosamine transferase, with protein sequence MKIVITGGGTAGHVTPLLAVASEVKSLEPSVHIRYIGKYSDTTTQSIVTNQAIEKNYAIAAGKLRRFHGKKWYWYFTQPGLVARNIKDSLLFSVGFVQSISILIFWRPNVVFVKGGYVGLPVGLAAACLRIAIVTHDSDVLPGLTNRILSKFARTLAVGAPVDQYPQYANKTVIYTGVPVRNDFIQPPLKSAARKQLGIPKQSHVVAIVGGSLGAVRVNDAILVNLDKLFVDTFKSLDSPLKLLWFTGAHGYKKILHAVEKTSHKDNIIVEPYTNDLATVFSAADVVITRAGATTLAELSIMKKPSVIIPNPLLTGGHQTMNARVYQQHNAAIVVTEKQLADSPLILSGVVKDVLMNQEKQLMLSDNMSTFARVDAAKDIAHLLLAAGNRNSGV encoded by the coding sequence GTGAAGATAGTCATCACTGGCGGCGGGACAGCCGGCCACGTTACACCGTTACTCGCCGTAGCCTCTGAAGTTAAGTCCCTAGAACCGAGTGTGCATATTCGCTATATTGGGAAGTATAGCGATACTACGACGCAAAGTATCGTTACAAACCAGGCGATAGAAAAAAACTACGCTATCGCAGCCGGTAAGTTACGACGTTTTCATGGTAAAAAATGGTATTGGTATTTTACGCAACCTGGGTTGGTTGCCAGAAATATAAAAGATAGTTTATTGTTTAGCGTAGGCTTTGTACAATCAATTAGTATCCTTATATTTTGGCGTCCTAACGTGGTTTTTGTAAAAGGTGGATACGTTGGCTTACCTGTTGGGCTGGCTGCTGCTTGCTTGCGTATCGCCATTGTAACGCACGATTCAGATGTCCTACCTGGCCTTACTAACCGAATCTTATCAAAATTTGCACGCACGTTAGCTGTTGGGGCTCCGGTAGATCAATATCCGCAGTATGCGAATAAAACGGTTATTTACACAGGTGTGCCTGTACGCAATGATTTCATACAACCACCGTTAAAATCTGCTGCGCGTAAGCAGCTTGGTATTCCTAAACAAAGCCATGTGGTTGCCATTGTAGGCGGATCTTTGGGTGCTGTTCGGGTTAATGATGCTATCTTGGTAAATTTGGATAAACTGTTTGTAGATACCTTTAAAAGTCTAGACTCTCCATTAAAACTTTTGTGGTTTACAGGGGCGCATGGCTACAAAAAAATATTACATGCAGTAGAAAAGACTTCCCACAAAGACAATATTATAGTAGAACCGTACACAAACGACTTAGCTACAGTATTTTCGGCAGCTGATGTTGTGATAACGCGGGCTGGTGCAACCACACTCGCTGAACTTTCTATAATGAAAAAACCAAGTGTTATCATACCAAATCCGCTCTTAACTGGTGGGCATCAGACGATGAACGCACGTGTATATCAACAGCACAATGCAGCAATAGTAGTAACTGAAAAACAGCTCGCAGATTCTCCCTTGATACTAAGTGGTGTAGTAAAAGATGTATTAATGAACCAAGAGAAACAATTGATGTTATCTGATAATATGTCAACATTCGCCAGAGTAGATGCCGCTAAAGATATTGCACACTTACTGCTTGCAGCTGGTAATAGGAATAGTGGGGTATAA